TGCAAACCCTATTTGAGGTGGAAGAAAATGTAACTCAataattcatatatatataataaattgtagacatttttttgtcatttttatgatataaagaagaacaaacttattaaaaacaaactcaacattTTAGATATACCCCCTAGGGTAAAATTTAAACATTGATTTATGGAAGTCTATGTCAGTCCATACTATTAATAGGTGCTCATCCTTTAATGCATATTTGCatcacattaaaatatttaagtaaagataaatatttgttaatgtTTAATTGCGACTTACTGAATTTTCTTTCATAAAGACAGATATCTTCAATTACTTCAACTTCTAAGCTTTTATCAGTGGAAGGTATTTACTTCAAATTCTCATGAAATGATTTACGACGATTTTACAGAAtactaatttgtgtttttctcctcagcaCCTTGTttcaaatgtataaaaaaaagtttaaatttctgTTGGTCTTCAGAGAACAATCACTCTTTATGGCTGAAAGGTAATGTAATTGTCTAAACTGTCTCTTTCTGTTACagaaatttttatttacatatttcagAAAATTGGACAGGAAAATTGCCACAATTAGTCTTCCCTActatgattttaatttatttgtgtcAAAGCTGCAAAGAGCAGAGAGTCCAAAGAACTATATGTGACCCTAcagccacaggttgcagacgCCTGcactaaataaatgaacaattataataaaatgacaATTGTATTTCAGAACTCAGAACTATTGCTAGTTTTCGAAGGAATGGACAACCCAGCAAGTTTACCCTGAGGTTAGATTGTGCAACGTTGACAAGCTTAACAAAAAACTGAGAAGGGCTCCATTtctgacttcttctttttctttcggctgttcccttttcaggggttgccacagcgtgTCATCATCCTCCATctttctgtcttctgcgtcctctgtcctcaccccaactacctccatgtcctctctaactgcatccagatatctcctctttgtctgtcCAGTGAATTTTAAAGTTGGTGGCAGTAAAGttatataaaaactgaacaagtacAGCTTTTTTGGGAGGATTTatctgaaataaacaacaacaacaacaaaaaataccaaCCTGGCCGCAGTTTATCCTTTAAGAAACTATAAGATTATTTTGGAACAATACCTTTTGGGAGATGACACCAATCAGCCCCACATTTGGTGGAAACTAAACACAGCACATTGGCTCAAATCACATCGTACCGACTGGCGAGCACGATGGTAgaggggtgatgatttgggccGTGTGCTTCACTGAACACCAAAGTCCTTTAACATCGACAGAAACCTGAACCAAACTTGTTGGTCCAGCAGGAAAATAAGAACTTGAAGTGTTGTGATGATTTGGACAGAGTTAAAACCACAAACCTGTTGAAATGATGTGGTGGGACCTTAAAAAAGCTATTTCTACAAAACTTGGTGAACAGTTGTaatgtggtaaaaaaacaaacaaacaaaaaaaactgaccaaaaaGCCTTTCACAATGCTGTGAGAGACAGATGTCTCACACATGAAGGTGCAAAAGATGGTTCTGCCACCTAATGAATCATCACTTAGTTTTTTACACACTActtctgtgttttagtttagtttagttttacattAATAAGGTAGTTTGTCGGGAAGGATCTGAGTTTGAACTCAGCAATTTTCAGTGTAGTGTCCATAAAGTGCACATAGAGgtcagtgtgtttctgtctctcctCATTTCTTCAGGAGGACGCAGAGGTTATTTGAAAAGAAACCCGGCCATTGTCCAGCATTTGCTGCCCATTAGTGGAGTCAGCCGCTTGTGTTTAAAGACcgaagaagctttttttttcttcttcttcttatgttgacagatttttttctctgctgtccTGCAGACATGACCTCCAACTCTAATTTGTCCAACATGAGACGATTGGTAGAACAGCTGAAACTTGAGGCCAGTGTGGAGAGAATCAAGGTAAAacagagagtttttattttcaagttggCATTTTTAAGGATCATTCTTTTTCTATTTAGTGCTGTTGTGTTTTACCATGTGCCATCTATGGTGAAACATTACCCTATGGTGTAACACtacattttattatataatttaATAGATTGAACATATTTGTATTCCAGCCTCTCAGTTCTGAACTTACTCTCCTTTTACTTAAAAATTATTTGAAtgtattaatatatatatatatatataacatatctgtttttggacatttttttaaatactttgtatTCATGAGCgtaacaaaaatgtcaaaattcaaTCACCTGATTCTTCTGCTCTTACTTGGGCAATACATCTTTAATTAAAGCCTGTAAATGATAATTTCTGCAATATGACAGTAATGTTTTAACTGAGATAAAAAggctgaatgtttgtgtttttatgcttttattattttaatgctgtcttatttcttttaaataatgagaaaaaaactcatcaacatcatttatttttaactgctAACATTTAAACAGTTCTGAGTCAAGTCTGCTGTACATAGGCATCATTTCTCTAGGATGTGTGCTGAGTATTTGGACGGTGTTTCAGGTGTCCCAGGCAGCTGCAGACCTGCAGCAGTACTGTCTGCAGAACGCGAGCAAAGATGCCCTGCTGGTGGGAGTCCCTACAGGCAGCAACCCGTTCAGGGAGCCACGCTCCTGCGCCGTGGTGTAAAGGTCAGACTCTGAGTTCTCATTTAAACTAAACCCATTCCCTGTCACCACAGCCTAACttgaaataagaaataaaacgtTTTGCGCCTTTTGCAGAGCCTGAAGACATGGATGCAGCTGTTGGCGTCTCACTCAGAGGAGATCaccttttttaaactcattctTCTCACTCGTGTTTTTATAAGAAAcatctttcagtttgtttgattCTACCACTGTTTCTTTAGTTATTTTAGTCTCTATTTCTGTGTTCTTGTGTGATCTCTGGGTTGAGTGATACTGCCATTATCTGCTAATTTGGACAAAACGGATGTTTTAGCGTGCTCTCTGAATGACACTCTGGATTCTCATGGCGCTGGAACTTCCTGACGTTGAGTCTAAGTTAGGATCCCAGCCAGCCAGAGGAAACTGACTCTTCCTGTTCCAGACTGCAGAGATTAAATGCAAGATAtcgcctctttttttctttttggacatGAGTACTGCTAAAGTACTGCTAAATGATAAATTAGATGATtgcttttaatacattttaaactggAGCAATAACTAAAGAAAAGGATCTTTATGGTGGAGAAAGTGGatgatataaataattaatgttGCCTGTTATATTTCAATGTGTTTAGTCACATAAaatcaatatattttttcagatttgttttaaaaaatgaaatataaaattgactttttataTCGGATATGAGACAATTACCACATAAGGTCTAGTTCAGCCTAAATAAAGTCTAGCCAGTCATGAGACAGCCCTTTTAGCTCTCTTTTTTATCACTTCCTTTTCCTCTTGGTGTGCTTTTAGGGCTGCGTCTCTGTTGATTTCCCAcgttgtttcctttttttttttttttactaaaaaactTTGCCTAACTATTCCTAGCACTTATGGATCAAGTATAACTTTTTGTAAAGACAATCCTtgcattaaaacaattttttttaaacatttgaactaaaagctaaacattaaCCTAATGACGCAACcatcaaagcaataaaatgaacattatgTAAAGTCCTGAATGAGAAGATTTGTTCCTGATTCtgcttgtttgtattttaatgtgcAATCTCACATATCTTTTGCGAAAATGTAGTGAAACTGCTGACACAGAAACAATCCAGAAATCTAACAGGAAGATGTACAGTTCAAATCTGTATAGTCTGTAAGGAAAAtgagaaatgttatttttatgtctgagtttaacttttaaaatagaaTTGCAAAACAGCATGAATAAAGTTTTTACCATTGCATATTTGGcatatttgttcttttatgtaGCAATCTACACATATATTTATGTTCCTGTCTACATATAAATGTCaaagaaacctgttttttaaaattagttagTAGATTTTGGTGAAGAGTCTCAGTCATTTAAGTTATGGAAGGTGAATTATTAACGTTTGTGTAATTTCCACAAAGTAAACCATTTCATTGACACAACTTAAGATGGATAGATAGAAGTTAAAAGTTTCCACCAAACACATGTTTTACTGCATCACTTAAAACCATACATCAAATCTAATAAATCACTGCACAATTTTCACAACAtactgaaatataaataataatcaaacaGATTAATTAAAAGTTGACAGTATCCTgacttttttgtaaattttaaggATATTAATACAAACCATggacagcattttaaaatgtcctttgaCAAAAACGATTTAGTTACAGAAGCCTTTTCTCAAGAAATTGTCAAATAGTGCCATCTGATGGTTAAATTGAGAACAACATTCAGACCATGGTGGCACATTGAGCTTATCCAGTGTAAAAAGCAGCCATAGATGAATGTAGGAAAAGTTCAAATGTCTAtgaaagttttacaaatatgcATGAACTTTTACAATTTACATTATCAGTgttattgaaaaagaaaaacattgaaaatgtaGTTATACTGCATCATAGTTTGTCTGATAATTAGAAAGCATTAAAGTATTTATCTGCTGTATGCTCAATCAGTGTATCATCACATCTTATTTCTACATTCActagttttgtttgttaaatctgCCAAGTAATTTGTACAACTGTCAGATCAATTGTCACTGAATGAATCATAGTGTTTCCATAAATAGCCAGGAAATAGTcctcaacaaaaacaagcccAGATGCCACAAtaagtttttattgtcagtCCTTCAACCCGTCTGCTCTCTGCTCGTCACGTTAGGCCGCATCGCTCCCAAGGATAATGAAAGTACAAATAGAGTCGTAAACATTTGGTAAACAGGTGTCTTCTTAAAGGCTCCACCTGCCTTTCATTCCTAAGAAAACAACACCAGGGCAACACAAGCCCTCTTGTTCTGCGAGGAGGAAATAACCTGAATACCTCCAGCAGAACTGTCTTCTCCTTTAAAGGTGTGGGCGGAGAGAGCGGAGCAGAGTTGGGTTTCAGTCCAACCCACTTTTCTTGACACACAAGTCACATTTCAGACCAGACAGAACTCAGAGAGCTGCTTTGgactgaaatgtgtgtgtgtctgtgtgtggtcaAAGCCTCATTTTTGTCTGGCTGACATGAAGGTAGCAGCCATCGATGAAGAACCATGATACGACGCGCCACTGGGGAACTTCCAGCTCTTGTTCACACCTTTTTCAAAGGTCACTGACCTCTGAGAAGGCTTCGGTCCGGTTAGACTTCTTTTTGTGGATTTTCATGAGTCGGCTTAACCTTTTTATGAAGTGAGGAGATGGTAAAGGTGTACAGACTCTATGTAGGAATATTAGCAGGTAAGGCTTCCTGTTTTACTCATTAGTTAGAGTTAGTATACGCCCCTTCTTTCCTTATTCTGTCAAATTCTAGTTTGAATACCTTCAGAGACATGTTTAAAGGGACATTTACAGATAAATCTTATCTGTTCTCCATCAAAAGCTAAGCTTGTCTATTGGTTCAGCCAAACCAGAATAACAGACAGTGAACAGACAGTGTTTGCCCACTTAGCAGTATCTGTAGTAAATTTTAGTGTTCGTTAATGATTGAAGGAAGAGCCCTGACACAAGTAATAAGTTCTCTGTCATTACAATTCATTGTCATGGCTGCTTTCACCAATTGTCACATTTGAAAACTTGTTATGATATCTTCGTGTCTGTGGTTTAAAACCGTCTGAGAGTCACTATTTAAAATGTAGTGACAGTGCCGCCACCTCTAGTGCAGAACCAATAAGTGTAATGGGGTCACAAATTGGTGAcacctgtttgtgtgttgctAGTGTGTACacatttgttgtgtgtgtgtgtgtgatttgtcttgttgtttgtgtttccatcTGAAGCTCTGGCCTTATGCAAATCCTGCCTGGCTGAATGGAATGCCACTGAAGTGCCTAGCAGTCCGACTCAGCCCGACTGTCATCTCCATGGCGACGGGGACAACTGCACGGGTAGACGTGAGAAGGAAGGCGTGGGGGGCGGGTCCCTGAGCGGTGACACAAAAAGCTGAATGGTTGGAGgttgaatggatgaatggatgaatgaacaCAGCCCCGATATGGATGTAAACACTCTAAAGATGTGGATTTCTGTCTACatcacaaaatacaaataaacaatatattattatataaaaaggAGTCATCACAAAATGGCCTAAAAATAATTCTGTCAACACTTGATGTGAAGAGGCAGCTTCATTATGTTATGCTGAATATCAGATCAGAATCAACCAAATTTTGGCTGCATTCTTCCAAAGATATTTGTTACAAAATGacattgtagctgttttgatgtGGGCTTTCGTGGAAAagttatttaatataaaattaatatcttacttgttgtataGCTTTTATAGTTATTTGCACGTGCAAATAGCAGAAGCAGCGAGCTGTAACACCTCCGATGCAGCCTGAGGTCATTTCCAGCAGAAACATTGTGAACCTCTATGAAATTTAGAAAACTGCtaatgatgcctgttgatttcaaggttcatggggtcaaaggtcaaggtcacaggtaacccttttgttaaaaacttctctctgcagTTGGAATAAATTACAGTTTATAAGCAAAGCATTTCAAATGTCATGAATAGTATGAAAGGCTAAGACCAtgaactgataaataaaacacagaacactTGTGTCACCATCATAAGTTTTCATAGGTTCTCAGTTCTGCAGcagtgttaaaataaacaaacaggacatgtaaaaaaaaaaacataatttttctACATATGAAAGCAACATAAGtacaaacaacaaatcaaaaacatcaaaaggacAATTTAACTTGGGAGGCAACACTGAGTTAAATttgatgttattgtttttggaAGGTTGAAGAAAAGGTGAAGGAAATGAAGGATAAAAAGGTGTTCTTTAGTCTTTATGTgcaagtttttattgttctgcatCTCCTCATTTAAAGCAGATGGAACAAACAGGTTGTGGTCATGTGgttacaacaacatttaattgtgtgaatgcttttaagcattcacaccattgttttcctgtttctctttattatctattatctattattgtgtgaatgcttttaagcattcacactattgttttcctgtttctctttattgtgtgaatgcttttaagcattcacaccattgttttcctgtttctctttcttatctattattcttctttcactattccgtacgtttttcggcatctNNNNNNNNNNNNNNNNNNNNNNNNNNNNNNNNNNNNNNNNNNNNNNNNNNNNNNNNNNNNNNNNNNNNNNNNNNNNNNNNNNNNNNNNNNNNNNNNNNNNNNNNNNNNNNNNNNNNNNNNNNNNNNNNNNNNNNNNNNNNNNNNNNNNNNNNNNNNNNNNNNNNNNNNNNNNNNNNNNNNNNNNNNNNNNNNNNNNNNNNNNNNNNNNNNNNNNNNNNNNNNNNNNNNNNNNNNNNNNNNNNNNNNNNNNNNNNNNNNNNNNNNNNNNNNNNNNNNNNNNNNNNNNNNNNNNNNNNNNNNNNNNNNNNNNNNNNNNNNNNNNNNNNNNNNNNNNNNNNNNNNNNNNNNNNNNNNNNNNNNNNNNNNNNNNNNNNNNNNNNNNNNNNNNNNNNNNNNNNNNNNNNNNNNNNNNNNNNNNNNNNNNNNNNNNNNNNNNNNNNNNNNNNNNNNNNNNNNNNNNNNNNNNNNNNNNNNNNNNNNNNNNNNNNNNNNNNNNNNNNNNNNNNNNNNNNNNNNNNNNNNNNNNNNNNNNNNNNNNNNNNNNNNNNNNNNNNNNNNNNNNNNNNNNNNNNNNNNNNNNNNNNNNNNNNNNNNNNNNNNNNNNNNNNNNNNNNNNNNNNNNNNNNNNNNNNNNNNNNNNNNNNNNNNNNNNNNNNNNNNNNNNNNNNNNNNNNNNNNNNNNNNNNNNNNNNNNNNNNNNNNNNNNNNNNNNNNNNNNNNNNNNNNNNNNNNNNNNNNNNNNNNNNNNNNNNNNNNNNNNNNNNNNNNNNNNNNNNNNNNNNNNNNNNNNNNNNNNNNNNNNNNNNNNNNNNNNNNNNNNNNNNNNNNNNNNNNNNNNNNNNNNNNNNNNNNNNNNNNNNNNNNNNNNNNNNNNNNNNNNNNNNNNNNNNNNNNNNNNNNNNNNNNNNNNNNNNNNNNNNNNNNNNNNNNNNNNNNNNNNNNNNNNNNNNNNNNNNNNNNNNNNNNNNNNNNNNNNNNNNNNNNNNNNNNNNNNNNNNNNNNNNNNNNNNNNNNNNNNNNNNNNNNNNNNNNNNNNNNNNNNNNNNNNNNNNNNNNNNNNNNNNNNNNNNNNNNNNNNNNNNNNNNNNNNNNNNNNNNNNNNNNNNNNNNNNNNNNNNNNNNNNNNNNNNNNNNNNNNNNNNNNNNNNNNNNNNNNNNNNNNNNNNNNNNNNNNNNNNNNNNNNNNNNNNNNNNNNNNNNNNNNNNNNNNNNNNNNNNNNNNNNNNNNNNNNNNNNNNNNNNNNNNNNNNNNNNNNNNNNNNNNNNNNNNNNNNNNNNNNNNNNNNNNNNNNNNNNNNNNNNNNNNNNNNNNNNNNNNNNNNNNNNNNNNNNNNNNNNNNNNNNNNNNNNNNNNNNNNNNNNNNNNNNNNNNNNNNNNNNNNNNNNNNNNNNNNNNNNNNNNNNNNNNNNNNNNNNNNNNNNNNNNNNNNNNNNNNNNNNNNNNNNNNNNNNNNNNNNNNNNNNNNNNNNNNNNNNNNNNNNNNNNNNNNNNNNNNNNNNNNNNNNNNNNNNNNNNNNNNNNNNNNNNNNNNNNNNNNNNNNNNNNNNNNNNNNNNNNNNNNNNNNNNNNNNNNNNNNNNNNNNNNNNNNNNNNNNNNNNNNNNNNNNNNNNNNNNNNNNNNNNNNNNNNNNNNNNNNNNNNNNNNNNNNNNNNNNNNNNNNNNNNNNNNNNNNNNNNNNNNNNNNNNNNNNNNNNNNNNNNNNNNNNNNNNNNNNNNNNNNNNNNNNNNNNNNNNNNNNNNNNNNNNNNNNNNNNNNNNNNNNNNNNNNNNNNNNNNNNNNNNNNNNNNNNNNNNNNNNNNNNNNNNNNNNNNNNNNNNNNNNNNNNNNNNNNNNNNNNNNNNNNNNNNNNNNNNNNNNNNNNNNNNNNNNNNNNNNNNNNNNNNNNNNNNNNNNNNNNNNNNNNNNNNNNNNNNNNNNNNNNNNNNNNNNNNNNNNNNNNNNNNNNNNNNNNNNNNNNNNNNNNNNNNNNNNNNNNNNNNNNNNNNNNNNNNNNNNNNNNNNNNNNNNNNNNNNNNNNNNNNNNNNNNNNNNNNNNNNNNNNNNNNNNNNNNNNNNNNNNNNNNNNNNNNNNNNNNNNNNNNNNNNNNNNNNNNNNNNNNNNNNNNNNNNNNNNNNNNNNNNNNNNNNNNNNNNNNNNNNNNNNNNNNNNNNNNNNNNNNNNNNNNNNNNNNNNNNNNNNNNNNNNNNNNNNNNNNNNNNNNNNNNNNNNNNNNNNNNNNNNNNNNNNNNNNNNNNNNNNNNNNNNNNNNNNNNNNNNNNNNNNNNNNNNNNNNNNNNNNNNNNNNNNNNNNNNNNNNNNNNNNNNNNNNNNNNNNNNNNNNNNNNNNNNNNNNNNNNNNNNNNNNNNNNNNNNNNNNNNNNNNNNNNNNNNNNNNNNNNNaaaaatcaaaatggctgccaaagctaatggGGTCTAAAGTCAGACCAGAATTGTGCATGCTCTAACTCGGCAACCGTGTaccgtaggaaggtcaaacttcacagctggaacccccatgggtcagggatcagcccaagggatttcaaggtcaaaggtcaaatgtcaaggtcacatggGAAAGAAGGCCCTAATTCTGCAACCGTATAcagttcttctcattttcagttACTTTCaactaacttcagctttttcaactaatttctgcttctttcagcttttgttcttctatcttatgcaaatcttcttcaaattagctgctgtttcactttttgcgttttcattaaacttcagctgttcagcatatcttcagccgctttcagcaaaattattcagcaacataagcattcacactgcattttcgcaggaaatgcaacttctctagtttccctttgggattaataaagtatttttgaactgAAGTGAATTGAATgctgatttttacttttactttgtgCCGTTTGTGTAGATCTTTTAGCGCACTATACAGACCTGGATGCTCTGTTGTTCTCCTGTGCTGTTATGAATACCTgtaaaagtgtatttatttatgctaCAGCAAAAGAGTCACACATGACACAGTGACACAGGATTTTCTTTGTCGTTAAATGGATACAGGTCCATTAGATGAAAGGAGGGTCTGACCTGTTTAAGTTTCTCAGACAGAAGAGCCTCTGCTGATCTCCCGTCACAAAGACAGGCGTGAAGAGACAATTAATGGTCTTTTGTTACAAGAAATCCATGTAGTTTCATTTTGTAGACAGTCTCTGACTTCTTGTGATTACTGTGAAGCAGATTGGTAATCATCCTTGATCTTCCAAAGTCCAAAAGATCTGTTCAGTCTTTTGGGGTTTTCAGGATCATCATATTCAGTTCACCAATTCACCAGACGTTGGACCTCCTTTTCTTAGGTCTCCTAATATTGTCCTGCTATTTTAGTGTGGTCAGAACATCTAAGGTTGGGTTGGGGTTCAGTCATGCATGAAGCTTGTTAATAAGGCTGGACTTGTTCCTCCTTTTAAGTGTGGTGCCATGAAATCTGCAGGTGAACTCCTTTTGGCTTCAAAGCAGACAAAGAATTAGTTCAAGCCATCTGGACGTGTATTGTTGCTGATCTGCAGGGTGTTGCCTTTGGTTTGGGATCAAACTACTAAACCTCTGATCAACGAACGGCCGTTTAACCTTCATTA
Above is a genomic segment from Kryptolebias marmoratus isolate JLee-2015 linkage group LG14, ASM164957v2, whole genome shotgun sequence containing:
- the gng10 gene encoding guanine nucleotide-binding protein G(I)/G(S)/G(O) subunit gamma-10, encoding MLTDFFLCCPADMTSNSNLSNMRRLVEQLKLEASVERIKVSQAAADLQQYCLQNASKDALLVGVPTGSNPFREPRSCAVV